A genomic segment from Spirochaetales bacterium encodes:
- a CDS encoding histidinol-phosphate transaminase — MLSERIKNLIPYVPGEQPQDRQYIKLNTNENPYPPCPGVKSFLESFDYSNLRLYPDPLAERVREKIAGYYHVEKENVFVGNGSDEVLSFAFYAFFDSARGPLLFPEFTYSFYPVYCNFYRIDYNGIGLNDDFSIDIERFLSQRPSCGLIFPNPNAPTGIFLDLQSVNDLLRGYPRDNVVIIDEAYIDFGGQSAVNLISEYKNLLVTGTFSKSRSLAGLRFGFAVGSPGLIRALFTVKDSFNSYPVDYLAQRISEIAIEEDAYYKKTTASIISTRDLLVHALTEAGWHVLPSRANFIFTGKKGISGESVYRTLKQEGILVRYFNIPGIDGFVRITIGTDPQIGRLLDEIKRLF, encoded by the coding sequence ATGCTTTCGGAGAGAATCAAAAATCTTATACCCTATGTTCCCGGCGAGCAGCCTCAGGACAGGCAGTATATCAAACTCAACACCAACGAAAATCCTTACCCGCCGTGTCCCGGCGTCAAAAGCTTTCTCGAAAGCTTCGATTATTCGAACCTGCGGCTATATCCCGACCCGCTCGCCGAGAGGGTCAGGGAAAAAATTGCCGGCTACTATCATGTCGAAAAAGAAAATGTCTTTGTCGGAAACGGCTCGGACGAGGTGCTTTCGTTTGCCTTTTATGCCTTTTTCGACAGTGCGCGGGGGCCGCTTCTTTTTCCCGAGTTTACCTACAGTTTTTATCCCGTCTATTGTAATTTTTACCGCATCGATTATAACGGTATCGGGCTCAATGATGATTTTTCAATCGACATCGAACGATTTCTCAGTCAACGCCCATCCTGTGGACTCATCTTCCCCAATCCGAATGCCCCGACCGGGATTTTTCTGGATCTGCAGTCGGTGAATGACCTTCTCCGCGGCTATCCCCGCGACAATGTCGTCATTATCGATGAAGCATATATCGATTTCGGCGGGCAATCCGCGGTGAACCTCATATCGGAATACAAAAATCTTCTTGTAACGGGAACATTCTCAAAAAGCAGATCCTTAGCCGGATTACGATTCGGCTTTGCCGTCGGCTCTCCCGGGCTTATTCGGGCACTCTTTACGGTAAAGGATTCCTTCAATTCATACCCGGTCGATTATCTCGCACAGCGGATAAGTGAAATCGCCATCGAAGAGGATGCATATTATAAAAAAACCACGGCTTCGATCATTTCGACGCGGGATCTCCTCGTTCATGCGTTAACCGAAGCGGGCTGGCATGTGCTGCCGTCCAGGGCAAACTTCATCTTTACCGGAAAAAAGGGAATTTCCGGAGAATCGGTATACCGGACATTAAAACAGGAGGGGATTTTAGTCCGTTATTTCAATATACCGGGAATCGACGGCTTTGTGAGAATAACGATCGGTACCGATCCGCAGATCGGGCGGCTTCTTGATGAAATAAAACGATTATTTTGA
- a CDS encoding 4'-phosphopantetheinyl transferase superfamily protein, with translation MCELYGVRREKPVKPDLYEYMLSGISTRRRERILRFRRKEDAERALIAEILIRAVICRKFNVVNDSIDFETNTYGKPFLRGCGNFHFNLSHAGEWVVCIVGCGPVGVDVERIHPVSLTIAKRFFSPEEYLAILEKDPVRQLSYFFELWTLKESYIKAIGKGMACSLSSFTIGIMKDGIRLTSDTGSGPWFFRQYDIGPGYKCAACGTRDAFPERIVIEDLEGLAGTLSGSGAGT, from the coding sequence ATGTGTGAACTATATGGAGTCAGAAGAGAAAAACCGGTTAAGCCGGATCTCTATGAATATATGCTTAGCGGCATCAGTACGCGTCGTCGAGAAAGGATACTCCGTTTCAGACGCAAAGAGGATGCCGAAAGGGCCCTTATCGCCGAAATCCTGATCCGTGCCGTTATTTGCAGGAAATTCAATGTCGTAAACGATTCTATCGATTTTGAAACGAATACATACGGAAAACCTTTTTTACGCGGCTGCGGCAATTTCCATTTCAACCTTTCGCATGCGGGGGAATGGGTCGTTTGTATTGTCGGGTGCGGGCCGGTTGGTGTCGATGTCGAGCGGATACATCCGGTCAGCCTGACTATCGCGAAACGGTTTTTTTCCCCTGAAGAATACCTGGCGATACTGGAAAAAGATCCGGTACGACAATTGTCGTATTTTTTTGAACTCTGGACGCTGAAAGAAAGCTATATCAAGGCCATAGGAAAGGGGATGGCATGTTCCCTTTCGTCATTTACGATCGGTATCATGAAAGATGGCATTCGCCTAACATCCGATACCGGTTCCGGTCCGTGGTTTTTCAGGCAATATGATATCGGACCCGGTTATAAATGCGCTGCATGCGGTACCCGAGATGCGTTCCCGGAGCGCATCGTCATTGAAGACCTTGAAGGTCTTGCCGGTACGCTGTCCGGCTCCGGAGCCGGGACATAA
- a CDS encoding AraC family transcriptional regulator, with protein sequence MEWIERMNTALKYIEDNLLQEPDTARVAYEANSSEFHFQRMFRMLTGYSVAEYVRNRRLSLAAQDILTGREKVIDIAFKYGYESPESFSRAFSRLHGVSPRDTRKENAKLKLFSPLSFHLSIKGDVCMDYRIKTMKSFYLTGKSTKVTSEGGRNFKIIPDFWKQSEADGTIKKIEALKNRQKKGVIGNAMAAVMWYKDTDTEDDWSYLIGVETDGDRGEMETVKIPARTWAIFESVGPMPDAIQDVWKRIFSEWFPSSNYEHDKAPELEIYPPCGENGDDYYCEVWIPVVRKK encoded by the coding sequence ATGGAATGGATCGAGAGAATGAATACGGCCCTGAAGTATATCGAGGACAACCTCCTTCAGGAGCCCGATACCGCCCGGGTGGCCTATGAGGCCAATTCGTCGGAATTCCATTTCCAGCGGATGTTCCGGATGCTGACGGGCTACAGCGTGGCGGAGTATGTACGAAACCGCAGGCTTTCGCTCGCGGCCCAGGACATTCTCACCGGCCGGGAGAAAGTGATCGACATCGCTTTCAAATACGGATATGAATCTCCCGAATCCTTTTCACGTGCGTTCTCACGTCTTCACGGGGTGTCGCCGCGGGATACCCGCAAGGAGAACGCCAAACTAAAACTCTTCTCTCCCCTGTCGTTCCATCTTTCAATAAAAGGAGACGTATGTATGGACTACAGGATCAAAACAATGAAAAGCTTTTACCTGACGGGTAAAAGCACGAAGGTAACGAGCGAGGGCGGGCGGAACTTTAAAATCATCCCCGACTTCTGGAAACAAAGCGAGGCAGACGGCACTATAAAGAAGATCGAAGCCCTGAAAAATAGGCAAAAAAAGGGAGTGATCGGCAATGCGATGGCCGCCGTAATGTGGTACAAGGATACCGACACGGAGGACGACTGGTCCTACCTTATCGGCGTCGAAACCGACGGCGACCGGGGAGAAATGGAAACCGTCAAGATCCCGGCACGCACATGGGCGATATTCGAATCGGTGGGTCCCATGCCCGACGCGATCCAGGATGTGTGGAAGCGTATTTTCAGCGAATGGTTTCCTTCCTCCAATTACGAGCACGACAAGGCTCCGGAACTCGAAATATACCCGCCCTGCGGTGAAAACGGCGACGATTATTACTGCGAAGTATGGATTCCCGTCGTCAGGAAAAAATAA